From Streptomyces yatensis, one genomic window encodes:
- the ftsE gene encoding cell division ATP-binding protein FtsE, protein MIRFDNVSKTYPKQNRPALRDVSLEIEKGEFVFLVGSSGSGKSTFLRLLLREERASHGAVHVLGKDLARLSNWKVPQMRRQLGTVFQDFRLLPNKTVGENVAFALEVIGKPRTAIRKTVPEVLDLVGLGGKDDRMPGELSGGEQQRVAIARAFVNRPMLLIADEPTGNLDPQTSVGIMKLLDRINRTGTTVVMATHDQQIVDQMRKRVIELEKGRLVRDQSRGVYGYQH, encoded by the coding sequence GTGATCCGATTCGACAACGTATCCAAGACATACCCCAAGCAGAACCGTCCCGCACTCCGGGATGTCTCGCTCGAGATCGAGAAGGGCGAGTTCGTCTTCCTCGTGGGCTCCTCGGGGTCGGGGAAGTCCACTTTCCTCCGGCTGCTCCTCCGCGAGGAGCGCGCCAGCCATGGCGCGGTCCATGTGCTGGGCAAGGATCTCGCGCGGCTGTCCAACTGGAAGGTGCCGCAGATGCGCCGCCAGTTGGGGACCGTCTTCCAGGATTTCCGGCTGCTCCCCAACAAGACGGTCGGGGAGAATGTCGCCTTCGCGCTCGAGGTGATCGGCAAGCCGCGCACCGCCATTCGGAAAACCGTCCCCGAGGTGCTCGATCTGGTGGGACTGGGCGGTAAAGACGACCGTATGCCCGGCGAGCTCTCCGGTGGTGAACAGCAGCGGGTGGCCATCGCCCGCGCGTTCGTCAACCGTCCGATGCTGCTGATCGCCGACGAGCCGACGGGAAACCTGGACCCGCAGACGTCCGTCGGCATCATGAAGCTGCTGGACCGGATCAACCGGACCGGCACCACCGTCGTCATGGCGACACACGACCAGCAGATCGTGGACCAGATGCGCAAGCGCGTGATCGAACTTGAGAAGGGCCGCCTCGTCCGCGACCAGTCCCGCGGCGTCTACGGCTACCAGCACTGA